The nucleotide sequence TGGCTATCCGTATCGCCACTTCAGCGGAACCCGTTCGCTTCTTCTCAATCAGGAAATCCGCTTCCCGCTGGCCCGGGGCTTTGCTATCGGGTTGCCGATGGGCGTGATCGAATTGCCCGGTGTTCAAGGGGCTCTCTTTTTCGATGTGGGCAAGGCCTGGGAGGAGGATCAGAAACAGGATCTCGCAGGAAGTTACGGTATAAGCTTCCGGATGGGGTTGGCGGGTTTCATCGTTTTTCGTTTTGACGTGGCGGGGCGGACTGATTTCAAATCGGGGTCGAGCGGTACTCACACGGATTTCTTTGTAGGATGGAATTACTAGGTCCTATGCCGGTTCACAATCAAACAAGAGAGACATTCCCAAGACCTGAGAAAAACAGGGGGTCTCAAAACCGCACGGCTTTTCCGCTCGCTGTCTCGACGGCTTTATCAATCCTGTTGTTTTTTTGCGCTTGCAGCGGTGGACCGCCACTCGCGACCACGCCTCCGGAGATGGAACTTCAACCGGTCCGCAGCTGGAGAGTCGATCCCTCGCAGACCTTGGTGCTGCCACCCTTTCAGCGGATTTGGGAAGGAGGGATTGGGGGACGCATCGAGGGGGGCATGACGCATGCCGGCCGGCTGGTTATCGTGACCAGTCTCAACAGGCGGTGCGCGGCCTTTGACTTCCTCACGGGCCGGCGCGTGTGGCGCGTTAAACTTCCCGACCGGCCGGTCGGCCCCCCCGAGGTCGCCGGAGGTTGTGTTTGGATTATTGTCGGTCCCCAAAAATCGAGGCTGCTGGCCTTTGATCTCCTGACGGGCCACCGGATTCTGGAGCAGAGTATTCCTCCCAGCCTGGGCCCGGCCGTCGTCCAGGACAGCGTGGTGATCACGACAGCCTTATCCGGAGAGATCTTGGGATTTCGAAGAAGCTCCAATCGCCGGGGGGAATCCGACGGAGAACTTCACCTGCTGTGGAAGAAGACCCTTGAAGGCGGCTTCCGGAACGGACCCCTGGCTTGGAATGATTCCCTCCTCATTGCCGGCGCCCTGGATGGATCTATTGCGGGCCTACGGATTAAAGATGGCGAAATCCTCTGGAAGCTCCCGGTCGGCGGAGCTGTCTATGGTTTGACTCCCTATCGGGATGACCTGGTGGCCACCTTATACAATGGGGAGATCGTTGGATTCAGTCCCGAGGACGGGGAGCTTCTTTGGAAGCGTTCGGTTCAGGGTCCTCTGCTGACGCCGGCCGCCACCTCTGAAAATATTATTGTGACGGCCGCCACCGGCGGTGAGATCACGGCGATCGATCCGTATCGGGGAATACTCTGGGAAACGACGATGAAGCAGGTTGTCGTGACACGCCCGGTGATGACCTCTGAAGCTGTTCTGATAGCGACACGCCGCGGCGCGCTCGTCGGTCTCAACCGCTGGAAGGGCACCCGGGATTGGTCTTTAACATTTAAAAATCCTTTGCTGGTTCCTCCCTGTGTCACCCCGCAGCGACTGCTTATCGCCGATGGGCGGGGAGGGCTGCGGGCCTTTCATCATGGGGGTTCGACGGGAACGGTCATCAGTGAATCGCGCCAGAATGATATCGAGATGTCCCAGCTCGGTGTTCCGGCCGATTCGGCTTGGCTATCGGTTCAATCGATTCCACAGGGCCGCGGGATTCTCATCGATGGGGCGTTCGCCGGATGGACGCCGCTTGATTCGGTGCATGTCGCCTCCGGCTTTCACAGGATCGCGCTTCGCGACTCGGCGGGGCGATCCGCCGGTTTGCCTCTTCGCGCAAGGGACATGCAGCTGAGCGCCGACAGCCACGAGAGGGTCACATTTTATCCCGAGCTCACGATCCGGTTGGAAACATCCCCGACAGGTGTCTTTGTTTCTGAACAGGGCAATCCCATCGGTTCAACGCCGCTGGCCGTCCGTCAGAGAGAGGGAATGCCTCTGCGTTTAAGCTACCCTGGTTTCCAGGACACCCTGCTGACCATCGGGCCGCAAACATCATCGCCCCTCAGAATTCGCATGAAAGCATCCGATGATGCGGGACCGGGCTCCGGATGGAATGCTCTCCGCCGGAATCAGGCCGAGAGGCCATGGTATACAAAATCATGGGTGCGCTGGGGCGCGCCGGTGCTGGCGGTGGCCGCCGGCGCCGCGGCGGTTTATTTGCGGCGGCAGGGGAATGACGCCTACAACGATTATCGCGGGACCGGCGATACCGATGCGATGCGCCGCTATTTTGACAGGGCGGAACGTTTTGACCGGGGATCTATTGTTTCATGGGTTACGGCGGAGCTCTTCTTTGGTCTGAGTTTTTACAGCTGGATCCGGCATGATGAAGAATTGGAGAAGGCCGCCGATCTTCCCGGTACGCTGTCGCATCCGCCGGATTTCCGTCGACGGAAAGGCGGAATGCCATGAGCCGGCGCCGTGGAATCCTTCTTCTGCTGGTCTTCTGTTCGGCCGGCCTCCTGCTGCTGGGGTTCGGGTGTGAAAGCCGCGATCATGACAATCCGCTGGATCCTGAGAACACGGAAACACAGGGCGTGCCCGACATTTTAACAATTATTGCCGGCGATCATTCGGTCCGTTTGCTCTGGGATGATCTCGGTTATAGTGATCTCGAGTCGCAAATGATCCGGCGCCGCGAGAATGGCGGACCGGAGCACTCCATTGCCGAGGGATTGGCTCCATCCGTCTTGAGTTATGATGACACCTCTCTGGTCAATGGGTGTACATATACATATCGCCTCGAGTGGGATTTTACGGATTCCGATGCGCCGGTGATTTTGTCGCCCCAGAGCGCGCGTCCCGGTCCCGGTATTGTTTGGTCCATCGATGGGAACGGCGGAGGCCTCCTCCGTATAACCCCTGACGGCCAGCACGCCACCCAAAGGATCGGCGCGGGAAGATATATTTTGGATTTGGCCGTCGATCCGGAGACAGGCAGGGTGTGGGCGGCCGACTTTGATCGGGAACAAGTCCTCTCTTATGAGCCTCAGACGGATGAGGTGAGGACGTGGAATCAGGAGGGCGTTAATACGCTTTCGTATGATCCTGTTTCACGCATCTTGTGGGCCGGCGCCTATTACGCGGAAACCGTTTCCGCGCTGACACGCGAAGGTGAAGAATCCGTCCTCCTTTCCGAATTGGGCCATATCGAGGATGTCGATGCCCGCCCGGGAATCGGCGTTTACTATGCCGCCAAGGAAGGAACGGTCGGGCGGATATCACTCACCGGTGAGTGGGACGAGATTGTTGTCACCGGTTGGCCGGTTGCCGTCCAGTGGGATTCCCTTTCTTCCGGTCTTTGGATTCTTGACCGGGGGACGCGACAGGTGCTCTTCGCGCCCGATGATGGCTCGGCCCCCGATACGATTCTCGCCGGTCTCGGCGATCCCATCGATCTTGGACTCGATGGCGAAGGCCGGTGCTGGGTCGCGGACCGCGCCGGGCGGACGCTTCGATGTATCAGAGAGGGCGGAACCGACCTTGTGTTAGACCTAGACATAATACCCAGCGGCGTCACCGTTGATACGGCCACGGGCGAGGTATGGATCGCCTCGGTCACGCATCAGACACTGCGTCTGGTGGATCGGAATGGGGTGGAGCGCTTCCGTCTTCAAGGCTCCTTCGGGACAAAGAAGGTGGAAGGTGCCTGGAACCCCGGCGCCGGCCCGGCCATCGGGCGCCGGCCGCTTGACTTCACCACCCGCAAGGGACCCATACTTCTCACAGATTGATCAACCGACAGCGGGGAAATGTATGCTGGAAAAATGTGTCGATTTACGAAGTGATACGGTGACAAAACCGACGCCCGAGATGCGCCGGGCCCTGGCAGAGGCCGAAGTCGGCGACGATGTCTTTGGCGACGATCCAACCGTCAGACGGTTGGAAAGCCGGGTCGCGGAGATCTTGGGAAAAGAAGCCGCGCTCTTTGTCCCCAGTGGGACCATGGCGAATGAGGTGGCCGTTGCGGCCCACACGGAGAGGGGCGATGAGATCATCCTCGAAGGGCGGTCCCACATTTTTCTCTTTGAGGGAGGTGGACCCGCCCTGCTTTCGGGCGTACAGGTTTATCCTCTGCCGGGCGACCGCGGTCTCCCGACAATTGATGCCGTGAAATCCGCAATCCGTCCGGATAATTGTCATTTTCCGGTGAGCCGGCTGCTCG is from Candidatus Eisenbacteria bacterium and encodes:
- a CDS encoding PQQ-binding-like beta-propeller repeat protein, with protein sequence MELQPVRSWRVDPSQTLVLPPFQRIWEGGIGGRIEGGMTHAGRLVIVTSLNRRCAAFDFLTGRRVWRVKLPDRPVGPPEVAGGCVWIIVGPQKSRLLAFDLLTGHRILEQSIPPSLGPAVVQDSVVITTALSGEILGFRRSSNRRGESDGELHLLWKKTLEGGFRNGPLAWNDSLLIAGALDGSIAGLRIKDGEILWKLPVGGAVYGLTPYRDDLVATLYNGEIVGFSPEDGELLWKRSVQGPLLTPAATSENIIVTAATGGEITAIDPYRGILWETTMKQVVVTRPVMTSEAVLIATRRGALVGLNRWKGTRDWSLTFKNPLLVPPCVTPQRLLIADGRGGLRAFHHGGSTGTVISESRQNDIEMSQLGVPADSAWLSVQSIPQGRGILIDGAFAGWTPLDSVHVASGFHRIALRDSAGRSAGLPLRARDMQLSADSHERVTFYPELTIRLETSPTGVFVSEQGNPIGSTPLAVRQREGMPLRLSYPGFQDTLLTIGPQTSSPLRIRMKASDDAGPGSGWNALRRNQAERPWYTKSWVRWGAPVLAVAAGAAAVYLRRQGNDAYNDYRGTGDTDAMRRYFDRAERFDRGSIVSWVTAELFFGLSFYSWIRHDEELEKAADLPGTLSHPPDFRRRKGGMP